The following are encoded together in the Zygosaccharomyces rouxii strain CBS732 chromosome C complete sequence genome:
- the TOP3 gene encoding DNA topoisomerase 3 (highly similar to uniprot|P13099 Saccharomyces cerevisiae YLR234W TOP3 DNA Topoisomerase III) codes for MKVLCVAEKNSIAKAVSQTLGGGNCNARDSGYMYVKNYDFSFDGFPFAQGTGSCQVTMTSVAGHLTGIDFPNERYGWGKCRIDELFDAPINEVFDKNQKKIADNIRKEARNANFLMIWTDCDREGEYIGWEISREASKNNSRLTSNQIYRAVFSHLERRHIIDAARRPQRLDMGSVNAVGTRMEIDLRAGVTFTRLLTETMRNKVSANTMGNSQHNNNNRRKDVSTVISYGTCQFPTLGFVVDRFERIRNFIAEEFWYIQLEIESSENGMTAFAWERGNLFDRLTVFTFYENCIELAGNRAKVVDVKSRPTSKYRPLPLTTVELQKNCARFLKMNAKQSLDAAEKLYQKGFISYPRTETDTFPKNMNLRSLIEKQAQLGQEGRSVWANYAEQLISSSPGSNKFKTPRSGSHDDKAHPPIHPIISLGRQANLSRVEHQVYEYVTRHFLACCSEDAKGQSTTLTLDWGGERFTATGLVVLERNFLEVYPWAKWETTKRLPQLEINQECQISKARMKSGSTSPPKPMTESELIMLMDANGIGTDATIAEHIEKIQTRNYVRSEKVGKETYLQPTTLGVALVHGFEAIGLEDSFAKPFQRREMEVELKQICEGLRTKNQVVDDIVNKYRRYWAKTNGSKTTLLQVYDRVKASMS; via the coding sequence ATGAAAGTACTATGCGTTGCTGAGAAGAATTCCATTGCTAAAGCGGTCTCTCAAACTTTAGGTGGCGGTAATTGCAATGCACGTGATTCCGGGTATATGTATGTGAAGAACTACGATTTTAGCTTCGATGGATTCCCCTTTGCCCAAGGGACTGGATCATGTCAAGTTACTATGACTAGTGTTGCTGGCCATCTAACTGGTATTGACTTCCCCAATGAACGATACGGTTGGGGCAAATGTCGAATTGATGAGTTATTCGATGCTCCCATCAATGAAGTGTTTGATAAGAatcagaaaaaaattgcaGATAATATCAGAAAAGAGGCAAGAAATGCCAATTTCCTTATGATTTGGACAGATTGTGATAGGGAGGGTGAATATATCGGTTGGGAAATATCTAGGGAAGCCAGTAAAAACAATTCTAGATTGACAAGTAATCAAATTTATAGAGCGGTATTCTCacatttggaaagaagGCACATTATAGATGCAGCTAGAAGGCCGCAACGATTAGATATGGGGAGTGTTAACGCAGTAGGGACAAGAATGGAAATTGATCTAAGGGCAGGTGTCACTTTTACCAGATTATTGACAGAAACGATGCGAAATAAAGTAAGCGCTAACACAATGGGAAATTCGCAGcataacaataacaacaggAGAAAGGATGTCTCTACGGTGATATCCTATGGTACTTGTCAATTCCCTACACTCGGATTTGTTGTGgatagatttgaaagaataaGAAATTTTATCGCGGAAGAATTTTGGTACATACAGTTAGAAATAGAAAGCTCTGAAAATGGTATGACTGCATTTGCATGGGAAAGAGGGAATCTTTTTGATAGATTAACGGTATTCACATTTTATGAAAATTGTATTGAACTTGCTGGTAATAGAGCAAAGGTGGTTGACGTTAAATCGCGACCCACTTCCAAGTATAGGCCATTACCGCTGACAACTGTGGAATTGCAAAAAAATTGTGCTAGATTTCTAAAGATGAATGCTAAGCAATCACTAGATGCAGCCGAAAAATTATATCAGAAGGGATTCATATCTTATCCCAGAACAGAGACTGATACTTTCCCCAAAAATATGAATCTAAGATCACTTATAGAAAAGCAGGCACAATTAGGCCAAGAAGGTAGGTCTGTTTGGGCCAACTATGCAGAACAACTTATTTCATCCTCCCCAGGTTCCAATAAATTCAAGACGCCACGCAGTGGTTCTCACGACGATAAGGCGCATCCACCAATCCACCCTATTATTAGTTTAGGACGTCAGGCAAATTTAAGTAGAGTGGAACACCAGGTTTATGAATATGTTACTAGACATTTCTTAGCATGTTGTTCGGAGGATGCCAAGGGCCAATCTACAACTTTAACTTTGGATTGGGGTGGTGAAAGATTTACCGCTACTGGACTAGTGGTTCTAGAGAGAAATTTCTTAGAAGTATATCCCTGGGCCAAATGGGAAACGACTAAACGTCTACCTCAATTAGAGATAAATCAAGAATGTCAAATTTCCAAGGCTAGAATGAAATCTGGTAGTACGTCTCCACCTAAACCAATGACTGAAAGTGAATTAATCATGCTAATGGATGCAAACGGAATTGGAACTGATGCTACAATAGCGGAacatattgaaaagattcaaacTCGTAACTATGTGagaagtgaaaaagtggGTAAGGAAACTTATTTACAACCAACAACCTTGGGTGTCGCCCTCGTACACGGTTTCGAAGCCATTGGTCTTGAAGATTCATTTGCCAAACCATTccaaagaagagaaatgGAAGTTGAATTGAAGCAGATCTGTGAAGGTTTAAGAACAAAGAATCAAGTGGTTGACGATATCGTTAACAAATATCGCAGGTATTGGGCAAAGACCAACGGGTCCAAAACTACCCTTCTACAAGTTTATGATCGTGTGAAAGCGTCCATGTCATAA
- a CDS encoding EST1 family protein (weakly similar to uniprot|Q03466 Saccharomyces cerevisiae YDR206W): MTALPSEVEKNVWETINDFSEQLNATFKSNKIVQDYALLSGFLSFVHSKLSRLITEILDKQQRIFQNQEKDAGDMEIDDKSIPLILRLYWEKIAYPIFKWFQIWRKMLLPKTPKEQPRYVEFRRMNTKLTKFFKSVHKFYYNVMETLLSKYDMSEVIPKEILQDVCNDTKLQEGNELLKLSANGRFTVLTVVTLNCCLLYLGTAQRYKSLGEKLSNKYSSQDFKKSFRYLDLASLILPSIGEAHLQKGMINIQTDNLGNAIYEFTRSALSRIPSPAGLTNFATIICEKDSNLRQRFDSVLKETHLQEMEGTKIINREIIEFYFLALFGAHFAPNAWLNPNDKRCLLDGMGTDHLKEVMLHRIRTRYLKNVETIFHSLVTVIGGFDLLLIIRNGPKKTPFDIKSINLKDLDETCLSYLKFAFDFITQVFNTVIKDCWQKNLENYQYLAMVRIVECWIKSNRAVLQFSHRDEGFCKSLLQLLNDIGKSKLVKVSPTANHRPKRKYFFPEDVDFKEFSCVKYALTDFNDEEIYMSKDVPCRLLNMPPAEDKLSAEDEGKLRLNAIVAAGVKFLAKNSCGVEWNAQNKMYEFHPKIKKPTTEKIGFSTIKRQSFSPTANRLNQIPMVSKTVSVSELEEQLAERTKQNISNVDVNGMSNNIIINKSGNKWGYSGSSAPMAPTSLSTKPSSTLTNAASAQNFTGEHTDFPNMFAQQPPPPASASSNSSSVASSVHTPSLPMVTPTYPYQMYPGGMAATTLAPLEQQQQQQQQQQQQYFFPQYPFMSAPPPPAQIGFPQMQAPAPYVQRQDPTFFSGNPAFSTMNQQGMYFGQRSFPYGPQNSGGSDGYTIF; the protein is encoded by the coding sequence ATGACAGCCTTGCCGTCAGAAGTAGAGAAGAATGTTTGGGAGACTATTAATGATTTTAGCGAACAGTTAAACGCTACGTTCAAATCTAATAAAATAGTCCAAGATTATGCCCTATTAAGCGGATTTTTAAGCTTTGTTCATTCCAAATTAAGTCGGTTAATTACAGAAATATTGGATAAACAACAAaggatttttcaaaatcaagagaAAGATGCTGGTGATATGGAAATCGATGATAAAAGTATTCCCTTGATACTAAGATTGTATTGGGAAAAAATTGCATACccaattttcaaatggtttcaaataTGGAGGAAAATGCTTTTGCCCAAAACCCCAAAGGAACAGCCAAGATACGTGGAATTCAGAAGAATGAACActaaattgaccaaattttttaagAGTGTTCACAAGTTTTACTATAACGTTATGGAAACTTTACTAAGCAAATACGACATGTCCGAGGTGATTCCAAAGGAGATTTTGCAGGATGTTTGCAATGATACTAAACTTCAAGAAGGAAATGAGCTTTTAAAATTGAGTGCTAATGGTCGATTTACAGTTTTAACTGTGGTTACTTTAAACTGTTGTCTACTATATTTGGGAACAGCTCAAAGATACAAATCTTtgggtgaaaaattgtcaaacAAATATTCATCTcaagatttcaagaaatccTTTAGATACCTTGATTTGGCTTCATTGATTTTACCTTCCATTGGTGAAGCTCATCTGCAAAAGGGTATGATTAACATTCAAACTGATAATTTGGGTAATGCTATTTATGAATTTACAAGAAGTGCATTATCAAGAATTCCTAGCCCTGCAGGTCTTACGAATTTTGCTACTATAATTTGTGAAAAGGATAGTAATTTGCGTCAAAGGTTTGATTCTGTACTTAAGGAAACACACTTACAAGAAATGGAGGGCACTAAGATCATTAATAGAGAAATCATTGAATTTTACTTCCTTGCTCTATTTGGTGCTCATTTTGCACCAAATGCTTGGCTCAATCCAAATGATAAGAGATGTTTACTTGATGGTATGGGCACTGATCATTTAAAGGAAGTTATGCTCCATAGGATCCGAACAagatatttgaaaaatgtggaaacaattttccattCCTTAGTGACCGTCATTGGTGGATTTGATCTTTTACTCATTATCCGTAATGGACCTAAGAAGACTCCTTTCGATATCAAAAGCATCAATCTGAAAGACTTGGATGAAACTTGTCTTtcttatttgaaatttgcGTTTGATTTCATCACACAGGTATTTAACACCGTGATAAAAGATTGTTGgcagaaaaatttggaaaattatCAGTACCTTGCCATGGTACGTATTGTGGAATGTTGGATTAAATCTAATCGTGCCGTTCTTCAATTCTCACATCGTGATGAAGGATTTTGTAAGTCTTTATTACAATTGTTGAACGATATTGGTAAAAGTAAACTTGTGAAAGTATCGCCTACTGCCAATCACAGACCAAAGAGGAAATATTTCTTTCCAGAGGACGTTGATTTTAAAGAGTTTTCATGTGTCAAATATGCTTTGACTGATTTCAACGACGAAGAAATTTACATGAGTAAAGACGTACCATGTAGATTGCTGAACATGCCACCAGCTGAGGATAAACTTTCagctgaagatgaaggtaaGTTGAGATTAAATGCGATTGTTGCAGCTGGTGTCAAATTTTTAGCAAAAAACAGTTGCGGTGTGGAATGGAATGCTCAGAATAAGATGTACGAATTCCATCCTAAGATTAAGAAACCAACTAcggaaaaaattggattctcAACAATCAAAAGACAGTCGTTTTCACCAACAGCTAATCGTCTAAATCAAATTCCCATGGTATCCAAGACTGTATCCGTAtcagaattggaagagCAACTGGCTGAAAGAACCAAACAAAATATTAGTAATGTTGATGTTAACGGCATGAGCAAcaatattattattaacAAGAGTGGTAATAAATGGGGGTACAGTGGATCTTCAGCTCCCATGGCCCCCACATCTTTGTCTACCAAGCCCAGCTCTACATTAACGAATGCAGCATCGGCACAGAATTTTACCGGTGAGCATACTGATTTTCCTAATATGTTTGCACAacaaccaccaccaccagcttcagcttcatctaattcatcttcgGTAGCATCATCTGTTCATACACCTAGTTTACCAATGGTAACGCCAACCTATCCCTACCAGATGTACCCGGGAGGTATGGCGGCTACCACACTTGCACCATTGgaacagcagcaacaacaacaacaacaacaacaacaacagtaTTTCTTCCCTCAATATCCATTTATGTCAGCGCCACCTCCACCGGCACAAATCGGATTCCCACAGATGCAAGCACCTGCGCCATATGTACAGCGCCAAGATCCCACGTTCTTCAGTGGTAACCCGGCATTTTCAACAATGAATCAACAAGGTATGTATTTTGGGCAGAGATCATTCCCTTACGGGCCACAGAACAGTGGTGGTAGCGATGGGTATACTATATTCTAA
- the UME6 gene encoding DNA-binding transcriptional regulator UME6 (some similarities with uniprot|P39001 Saccharomyces cerevisiae YDR207C UME6 Regulator of both repression and induction of early meiotic genes. Ume6p requires Ume4 for mitotic repression and interacts with and requires Ime1p and Rim11p for induction of meiosis-specific transcription Ume6p is a C6 zinc finger URS1-binding protein.), translating to MVSHEEETEPLVTKPVDKEEEAPSRREEAAVVKEGKSTNEDKPVTTETDPQQQQGFSSQHIHSIKTEYDENPLLSINKPTSAPHNTPVQSPPTSPGSGINKDKDNKLSTASTTSQTISSSLPRLPPLPVPVSASRPDATDGGTEPPNIDHVVSPGSNNGAADTATASAGTGTEEKQEEEGDSPISIINRRNIFATSDSRSSSASKQVAGPPAKEHLKTNSEEGNSSSSNSNSQGGVAPQSFYFDKDRSVTDPHVKHESNDQKINISNWRHGADNYSLIEGANSNTNVNESGGNSNEGEGEGSGDRSRSNSRSSPRGSETNGPAKISNGLNSSPHATNDDDDNYVPPPPPRYINSKLDDIRSRLLLNPRTVSPRSDEDMDKTHAAAVLSNMRSSPFRLSDRPASLSSSRPGSSSFSGKGYARPVIRIHHREEPSGDQDDNAVLDDDDEEEEDEEDEDENGNERLRHSSTSRVVPAPTPARRKEVTWNKNGKRVSRRLSAPETRRTKTKKIKIEPGKDTTNARSRDSSIPRNGAHGEEVDDTYSSHEVMENEEEEEEYEEGKNGNRGQSKKNSMGSRSRTGCWICRLRKKKCTEERPRCYNCDRLNLTCYYDVIKPDFVSNPQKKQMKLEEIKRKTKEAKRNAMRKKPGANP from the coding sequence ATGGTATCtcatgaagaagaaacgGAACCGCTGGTAACAAAACCAGTCgataaagaagaggaggCGCCCAGCCGACGCGAAGAGGCGGCAGTGGTAAAAGAAGGTAAATCCACAAATGAGGATAAGCCGGTCACTACTGAAACGGatccacaacaacaacagggCTTTTCGTCTCAACACATTCATTCTATCAAGACTGAATACGACGAAAATCCCCTTTTATCAATCAACAAACCGACCTCCGCGCCTCATAACACTCCAGTACaatcaccaccaacatCTCCTGGTTCTGGTATCAATAAAGATAAGGACAACAAGCTCTCTACTGCCTCTACTACTTCTCaaacaatttcttcctctttaCCTCGCCTCCCGCCGCTACCCGTTCCGGTATCGGCGTCTCGCCCCGACGCCACCGATGGCGGCACGGAGCCGCCGAATATAGATCACGTGGTGTCGCCTGGTAGTAATAACGGTGCAGCAGATACAGCTACAGCTAGTGCTGGTACTGGtacagaagaaaaacaagaagaagaaggtgacTCACCGATCTCAATTATCAATAGGCGTAATATTTTTGCCACTAGCGATTCACGATCGTCAAGTGCTTCCAAGCAGGTGGCTGGACCTCCCGCTAAGGAACATTTGAAAACGAATTCTGAAGAGGGGAACTCTTCAAGTtcgaattcaaattcacaGGGTGGTGTAGCTCCACAAAGCTTTTATTTCGATAAAGACAGATCGGTTACGGATCCACACGTTAAGCACGAATCGAATGATCAAAAGATTAATATTTCGAATTGGAGACATGGTGCAGACAATTATTCATTAATTGAAGGTGCAAATTCCAATACAAATGTTAATGAAAGTGGCggtaatagtaatgaagGCGAAGGTGAAGGCAGTGGTGATAGATCAAGATCAAACTCGAGATCAAGTCCGAGAGGTAGTGAAACAAATGGACCAGCTAAAATTTCTAATGGATTAAATAGTAGTCCTCATGCTACtaacgatgatgacgataatTACGTGCCGCCTCCTCCTCCACGGTATATTAATTCAAAACTCGATGATATTAGATCAAGATTATTGCTAAACCCAAGGACAGTTTCACCAAGatcagatgaagatatgGATAAAACACATGCTGCAGCAGTTCTTTCCAACATGAGATCTTCACCATTCAGGTTATCAGACAGACCAGCATCACTATCAAGTAGTAGACcaggttcatcatcattttctgGGAAAGGATACGCTAGACCTGTAATACGTATTCATCACAGAGAGGAACCAAGTGGTGACCAAGATGATAATGCTGTATtagatgacgatgatgaggaggaagaagatgaagaagatgaagatgaaaatggtaatgaaAGACTTAGACATTCTTCAACATCAAGGGTTGTACCGGCACCAACACCTGCAAGACGCAAAGAAGTTACTTGgaataaaaatggtaaacGTGTTAGCCGTCGTTTATCAGCTCCAGAAACGAGGAGAACCaagacaaagaaaattaaaattgaacCTGGTAAAGATACTACAAATGCACGTTCGAGAGATTCATCTATACCACGTAATGGTGCACATGGTGAAGAAGTAGATGATACTTATTCATCTCATGAAGTTatggaaaatgaagaagaagaagaagaatatgaagAAGGTAAGAATGGTAACAGGGGACAATCGAAAAAGAATTCTATGGGTTCGCGTTCACGTACTGGATGTTGGATTTGTCGtttaagaaagaaaaaatgcACAGAAGAAAGACCTCGTTGTTACAATTGCGACAGGTTAAATTTAACTTGTTATTATGATGTGATAAAACCTGATTTTGTTTCAAATCCTCAAAAGAAGcaaatgaaattagaagaaataaaGAGGAAAACCAAAGAGGCGAAAAGAAATGCTATGAGAAAGAAACCTGGAGCGAACCCTTAA
- the BNA5 gene encoding kynureninase (similar to uniprot|Q05979 Saccharomyces cerevisiae YLR231C BNA5 Kynureninase required for biosynthesis of nicotinic acid from tryptophan via kynurenine pathway), which yields MNEATQLESKFPVPLRDKFHIPTFASMGIDPHNNDELTYLCGNSLGLMPREIRQAINRELDAWASRGVEGHFNHPSATDWVDVDLPVVPLLASVVGAKESEVAIMNSLTTNLNALLVAFYRPRGKKVQILFEKGSFPSDYYAFHEQSRLQGLNPQETLLQLEPRPNEHHLRTEDILKAIDDHRDTLALVCLPGIQYYTGQWLNIGEITKHAHRYGITVGWDLAHAVGNVPLQLHDWEVDFACWCSYKYLNSGPGAMGGAFVHEAHSAHTSMPRLAGWWGNNRQRRFAMLENFEPIEGALGFRQSNPSVIDVVSIHTSLQLFQMAGGVETLRARSLQLTNFLQRLLQSSKFYGKPRGFVIITPTHHTNDHGAQLSLLFDTTDIDEISQSIRAKGLIADERRPSVIRLAPAPLYNTFQEVYRTFEILEEALTEFTAH from the coding sequence ATGAATGAAGCTACTCAATtagaatccaaatttcCCGTACCATTGCGTGACAAATTCCATATCCCAACCTTCGCTAGCATGGGGATTGACCCCCATAACAACGATGAGTTAACGTATCTATGTGGTAACTCGTTGGGATTGATGCCAAGAGAAATTAGACAGGCGATTAATAGAGAATTAGATGCATGGGCCTCAAGAGGTGTTGAAGGTCATTTTAACCATCCCAGCGCTACTGACTGGGTTGATGTTGATTTGCCGGTCGTACCCCTTTTAGCTTCTGTTGTTGGTGCCAAAGAGAGTGAAGTCGCTATCATGAACAGTTTAACTACAAATTTAAATGCATTGCTGGTGGCATTCTACAGACCCAGAGGTAAAAAAGTTCAGATTCTATTCGAGAAGGGTTCTTTCCCATCCGACTACTATGCATTCCATGAACAGTCGAGACTACAAGGATTAAATCCACAAGAAACACTTTTACAGTTGGAACCACGCCCAAATGAGCACCATTTACGTACAGAGGACATTTTAAAGGCAATCGATGATCACAGAGACACTTTAGCGCTAGTGTGTCTTCCAGGAATCCAGTACTACACAGGACAATGGTTGAACATCGGTGAGATTACGAAACATGCACATCGCTACGGAATAACAGTCGGTTGGGATTTAGCACATGCTGTCGGTAACGTGCCACTACAGTTACACGATTGGGAGGTCGATTTTGCATGTTGGTGTTCCTACAAATATTTGAACAGCGGCCCAGGTGCTATGGGCGGTGCATTTGTCCATGAGGCACATTCTGCGCATACTTCAATGCCCAGACTAGCGGGATGGTGGGGAAACAACAGACAACGCAGATTCGCTATGCTAGAGAATTTTGAACCCATAGAAGGTGCCTTGGGATTCCGCCAGTCCAATCCGAGCGTAATCGATGTCGTGTCAATACACACATCGCTCCAGCTATTCCAAATGGCGGGCGGGGTTGAAACCCTACGTGCAAGGTCCCTACAACTGACAAACTTCCTCCAAAGACTCTTACAAAGTTCGAAATTTTACGGCAAACCCCGTGGGTTCGTAATAATCACACCAACCCATCACACAAATGACCACGGTGCTCAACTGTCATTGCTTTTTGATACGACCGATATCGATGAGATTTCTCAATCGATTCGTGCGAAGGGTTTGATTGCAGACGAACGTAGACCAAGCGTTATACGTCTCGCACCTGCACCGCTCTACAATACCTTTCAGGAAGTATACAGGACCTTCGAAATACTCGAAGAAGCTCTTACAGAATTCACTGCACATTAG
- the MSS4 gene encoding 1-phosphatidylinositol-4-phosphate 5-kinase (similar to uniprot|P38994 Saccharomyces cerevisiae YDR208W MSS4 Phosphatidylinositol-4-phosphate 5-kinase involved in actin cytoskeleton organization and cell morphogenesis multicopy suppressor of stt4 mutation), protein MSGRVATATPTASGKFLHTRSGPSRRHEKDTGHNNNKKCQNCDHQHSVSYHSSSNSESNIDSPRLSDGERSSSTPTSVDESATAIVAKKQLNARKPTSNSATTITGNNNNTPLLDTRDMENLKINGNGDKKNDSGNNGKPVDQRIQGKQSSKSSQQKHQEGVNRNYQLKFVNKEQNPQEAQQLQGDPMQRKISPSSSSESVLENESLVHTDSYIHGEDNDNVLLNKRISRISTRKSRQLPHQSRQSLLLQDGGGDQIRKSIPFLSHKHSQILPLRDDDGDEKRPSNAMSNKSMPQLSGTAPSGRNNSKLASASSTSLPPNGNGNGIVAGTNNSNLLRRSESATAEIKKMRVSLLHKREMRKKRKSFLMDDDRVLIGNKVSEGHVNFIIAYNMLTGIRVAVSRCSGIMKPLTPADFKFTKKLAFDYHGNELTPSSQYAFKFKDYCPEVFRELRCLFGLDPADYLVSLTSKYILSELNSPGKSGSFFYFSRDYKYIIKTIHHTEHVHLRRHLNEYYLHVKNNPDTLICQFYGLHRVKMPISFQNKIKHRKIYFLVMNNLFPPHLAMHSTYDLKGSTWGRMTKINPKLVNDENYKPVLKDLNFLDEDERIKFGPLKKKKFLEQLRKDALLLAKLNTMDYSLLLGIHDLNKTKDEELIVSGMSGDNYSTTGAIGAGLETPAPIRNSTVVPHYFKQFEGGIRSSDAFNNDTNIIYYVGIIDCLTNYSIIKKLETFWRGLSHDLKAVSAVPPRDYAERFYEFIEDAVDPLPPKRYKDDPTATKYKD, encoded by the coding sequence ATGAGTGGTAGAGTCGCTACAGCTACACCAACCGCGTCTGGGAAATTTCTACATACAAGAAGTGGACCTTCTCGTCGACATGAAAAAGATACTGGCCACAATAATAACAAGAAGTGTCAAAACTGCGATCACCAGCATTCGGTTTCATATCATTCATCTTCGAACTCAGAATCCAATATTGACTCACCAAGGCTTTCAGACGGTGAGAGGTCTTCGTCAACACCGACTAGTGTAGACGAAAGTGCAACTGCAATTGTTGCAAAGAAGCAGTTAAATGCAAGGAAACCAACTTCGAATTCAGCTACAACTATAACTGGaaataacaacaatacTCCTTTACTGGATACAAGGGATATGGAAAACTTAAAGattaatggtaatggtgataaaaaaaatgatagtggtaataatggtaaaccTGTAGATCAGAGGATCCAAGGAAAGCAAAGCTCAAAATCTTCACAGCAAAAACATCAAGAAGGCGTGAATCGCAATTACCAATTAAAGTTCGTTAATAAAGAGCAGAATCCACAAGAGGCTCAACAATTACAAGGAGATCCAATGCAGCGTAAgatttcaccatcttcctcatcagaATCTGTCTTAGAAAATGAAAGTTTGGTTCATACAGATTCCTATATCCatggtgaagataatgaCAACgttcttttgaataaaagaatttcaagaatttcaacTAGAAAAAGCCGACAACTACCACATCAATCGAGGCAAAGCCTTTTATTACAGGATGGAGGAGGAGATCAAATACGAAAGAGTATTCCATTTTTATCTCATAAACATTCACAAATTTTACCCTTGcgtgatgatgatggtgatgaaaaaagaCCGTCAAATGCAATGTCAAACAAATCAATGCCACAACTAAGTGGAACAGCACCAAGTGGCAGAAATAATAGTAAATTGGCTTCCGCATCTAGTACATCTTTACCTCcaaatggtaatggtaatggtatTGTTGCCGGTACAAAtaattcaaatcttttgaggAGATCTGAATCTGCAACTGCAGAAATTAAAAAGATGAGAGTTTCACTACTGCATAAGAGAGAaatgagaaagaaaagaaaatcgtTTCTTATGGATGATGATAGAGTTCTAATTGGTAATAAAGTTTCAGAAGGTCACGtgaattttatcattgCGTATAACATGTTAACTGGTATTAGAGTTGCAGTGTCTCGTTGTTCGGGGATAATGAAACCGTTGACACCAGcagattttaaatttacGAAAAAATTAGCATTTGACTATCATGGTAATGAATTGACACCTTCTTCACAATATgcattcaaattcaaagattatTGCCCAGAGGTATTTCGAGAACTACGTTGTTTATTCGGGTTGGATCCTGCCGACTATTTGGTTTCGTTGACATCCAAATATATTTTGAGTGAGTTAAATTCACCAGGTAAAAGTGGGTcctttttttatttctcaAGAGATTACAAGTATATCATTAAAACCATTCACCATACTGAACACGTTCATTTGAGGCGGCATCTTAATGAGTACTATCTACACGTCAAGAATAATCCTGATACTTTAATTTGCCAATTCTATGGATTACACAGGGTTAAAATGCccatttcatttcaaaataaaattaaacaTCGGAAAATCTATTTCTTAGTGATGAACAACCTTTTCCCACCACACTTAGCTATGCATTCAACTTATGATTTAAAGGGCTCTACATGGGGTCGTATGACAAAGATTAATccaaaattggtcaatgatgaaaattaTAAGCCTGTACTCAAGGATTTAAATTtcttggatgaagatgaaagaatcaaattTGGTCCActgaaaaagaagaaatttttggaacaattgCGCAAGGATGCCTTGTTATTGGCCAAGTTGAATACAATGGATTATTCTCTTTTGCTGGGGATTCATGATTTAAATAAGACAAAAGACGAAGAATTGATTGTAAGTGGTATGAGCGGTGATAATTATTCTACTACTGGTGCAATTGGTGCAGGTTTAGAAACTCCAGCACCTATTAGAAATAGCACTGTCGTCCCACATtatttcaaacaatttgaaggtGGTATTAGAAGTTCAGATGCCTTCAATAATGATACAAATATAATTTATTATGTGGGTATTATTGATTGCCTAACCAATTATTCCATAATTAAAAAGTTAGAAACTTTTTGGAGAGGCTTGAGCCACGATTTGAAAGCTGTTAGTGCGGTCCCACCAAGAGATTATGCTGAAAGATTCTATGAATTCATAGAGGACGCGGTTGATCcactaccaccaaagaGATACAAGGATGACCCAACGGCTACAAAATACAAGGATTAA